The Sphaeramia orbicularis chromosome 16, fSphaOr1.1, whole genome shotgun sequence genome window below encodes:
- the lipeb gene encoding hormone-sensitive lipase isoform X3: MASNKKSSGYNRFEKGVSGRRSSKHKEGPVVMDTKAVFAAVYSVCEENVAFFSGGAKGTQGDAARRLVDAMNLIQEHARSLEPVISGFAAVYHHFDFDPHIPANGYRSLVKVVRCCLLHIIHKGRYITVNRRSIFFRVAHNAGEMEAYCNALCQLRALLYLARRMLHDNSHGNLFFQDESGLSESFVREYASMHKGCFYGRCLGFQFTPAIRPCLQTIAIGLVAFGENYKRHQSGIVEAGGIAPYGVAASSFFTSGKYAIDPELRGAEFERITQNLDVHFWKAFWNITETEVLSSLASMTSTQVKVNRALSVPPVPFDLPLAANHRASVTIAPPSAHIGSAPVQMRLLSYDLREGQDSETLLSLSRSEGGAISLSLGLKTKRLPSSPYLLIHFHGGGFVAQTSKSHEPYLKSWSQELGVPILSVDYSLAPEAPFPRALEECFYAYCWALRNHHLLGWTGEKVCLVGDSAGGNLCVTTSMRAAAYGVRMPDGIVAAYPAILLTAYASPSRLLTLMDPLLPLSVLSRCLSAYAGNEPQTEKQVEKVSTLSIVRRDTALLLRDFRQGASNWIHSLLDSNRTSASPSTAAEEPPEATDPVRKSISEASISSPHADPPVPSEPSEFPTRKLSVKSQTCQDLGSHNNYTSSSAPLRTPEDVNFYLSKDVDPSMSSDLSSVAIPPPAGEEGSEMEHPREFPVGFEPLRSEQLAEMRVQSSPVVKDPFCSPLLAPDDMLKGLPPVHIVACALDPMLDDSVMFAKRLRNIDQPVTLCVVDDLPHGFLSLSQLSRETREAANVCVERIRTVLTQKDTPPEPRKHRKLERTDRGVPASSGEANSLFVNPIEGAEQAVGKAAKIADGEDLVAVAAQNNTDAGGIGA, from the exons TGATGGACACCAAGGCAGTGTTTGCAGCTGTTTACAGCGTGTGCGAGGAGAATGTAGCGTTCTTCTCTGGAGGAGCCAAGGGGACGCAGGGTGATGCGGCACGACGACTTGTGGACGCCATGAATCTGATCCAGGAACATGCTCGCAGCCTGGAGCCCGTCATCTCTGGCTTTGCTGCAGTCTACCACCATTTCGACTTTGACCCACATATACCTGCTAATGGTTATCGCTCGCTGGTCAAG gtggTGCGTTGCTGCCTTCTCCACATCATCCACAAGGGGCGGTACATCACTGTTAACCGACGCAGCATCTTTTTTCGAGTTGCACACAACGCGGGGGAGATGGAGGCATACTGCAACGCCTTATGCCAACTTCGTGCACTCCTTTACTTAGCGCGGCGTATGCTTCATGACAACAGCCATGGCAACCTCTTTTTCCAAGATGAAAGTGGCCTTAGCGAAAGTTTTGTCCGTGAATATGCGTCCATGCACAAGGGCTGCTTCTATGGCCGCTGTCTAGGCTTTCAG TTCACTCCAGCCATCCGGCCATGTCTTCAAACTATTGCCATCGGCCTCGTGGCGTTTGGAGAAAACTATAAACGCCATCAGTCAGGAATAG TGGAGGCAGGAGGTATTGCACCATACG GTGTTGCAGCCAGCTCTTTCTTTACCTCAGGGAAGTACGCCATTGACCCAGAGTTGAGAGGGGCAGAATTTGAACGCATTACCCAGAACCTGGATGTCCATTTCTGGAAGGCCTTTTGGAACATTACTGAGACTGAGGTCCTGTCT AGTCTTGCCAGTATGACATCCACTCAAGTCAAGGTGAATCGTGCTCTCTCCGTGCCCCCTGTACCGTTTGACCTTCCCCTGGCGGCCAATCACAGAGCGTCTGTAACTATAGCTCCACCATCAGCACACATTGGCTCCGCTCCTGTGCAGATGAGGCTCCTCTCTTATGACCTGCGTGAAGGACAG GACAGTGAGACTCTGCTGTCTCTCTCCCGCTCCGAGGGGGGCGCCATCTCACTATCACTGGGGCTGAAGACGAAGCGCCTCCCCTCATCTCCCTATCTCCTAATCCACTTTCATGGGGGTGGCTTTGTGGCCCAGACCTCCAAGTCCCATGAG CCCTATCTGAAGAGCTGGTCTCAAGAGCTTGGTGTCCCCATCCTCTCAGTGGACTATTCTCTTGCCCCAGAGGCCCCATTTCCCAGGGCCCTAGAGGAGTGTTTTTATGCCTATTGCTGGGCTCTGAGGAACCACCACCTTCTAG GCTGGACCGGAGAGAAAGTTTGCCTGGTTGGAGACAGTGCAGGAGGCAACTTGTGTGTAACAACGTCGATGCGAGCTGCTGCCTATGGTGTACGAATGCCAGATGGCATTGTGGCAGCCTACCCTGCTATCCTGCTGACTGCCTACGCTTCACCCTCTCGTCTGCTAACACTTATGGATCCCCTGCTGCCACTCAGTGTGCTCTCCAGGTGTCTCAGTGCCTACGCAG GCAACGAGCCACAGACTGAAAAGCAGGTAGAGAAAGTGAGCACATTAAGCATTGTGAGAAGAGACACAGCACTGCTGCTCCGAGACTTCCGACAGGGAGCTTCCAACTGGATCCATTCTCTGCTGGACTCAAATAGAACCTCAGCCTCCCCCAGCACAGCTGCAGAGGAACCACCAGAAGCCACTG ATCCTGTGAGGAAAAGCATTTCAGAGGCTTCCATTTCATCTCCTCATGCCGACCCCCCTGTACCCTCTGAGCCCTCTGAGTTTCCAACCAGAAAATTATCTGTGAAGAGCCAGACTTGCCAGGACTTAGGATCCCACAACAATTACACTTCCAGCAGTGCACCACTGCGTACT CCAGAGGATGTGAATTTCTATCTGTCAAAGGACGTTGATCCTTCAATGTCCAGTGACCTGTCATCTGTGGCCATACCACCCCCTGCTGGTGAGGAGGGGTCTGAGATGGAGCACCCCAGGGAGTTTCCTGTGGGCTTTGAACCGCTGCGCTCTGAGCAGCTGGCTGAAATGAGGGTGCAAAGCTCTCCTGTGGTCAAGGATCCATTCTGCTCCCCCCTGCTGGCCCCTGATGACATGCTGAAAGGGCTGCCACCTGTACATATAGTG GCTTGTGCATTAGACCCCATGCTGGATGACTCTGTGATGTTTGCCAAGCGTTTGAGGAACATAGACCAGCCCGTCACTCTGTGCGTGGTGGACGACCTCCCCCACGGCTTCCTCAGCCTATCGCAGCTCTCCCGGGAGACAAGGGAGGCTGCCAACGTCTGCGTGGAGAGAATTCGCACGGTTCTCACCCAGAAGGACACACCTCCAGAGCCGCGCAAGCACCGCAAGCTGGAACGGACCGATAGGGGAGTGCCGGCCTCTTCTGGGGAAGCCAATTCGCTCTTCGTCAACCCCATTGAGGGAGCCGAGCAAGCAGTTGGgaaagcagctaaaattgctgatGGAGAGGACTTAGTTGCTGTGGCAGCCCAGAATAACACTGACGCTGGTGGTATTGGGGCTTAA
- the lipeb gene encoding hormone-sensitive lipase isoform X4, producing the protein MASNKKSSGYNRFEKGVSGRRSSKHKEGPVVMDTKAVFAAVYSVCEENVAFFSGGAKGTQGDAARRLVDAMNLIQEHARSLEPVISGFAAVYHHFDFDPHIPANGYRSLVKVVRCCLLHIIHKGRYITVNRRSIFFRVAHNAGEMEAYCNALCQLRALLYLARRMLHDNSHGNLFFQDESGLSESFVREYASMHKGCFYGRCLGFQFTPAIRPCLQTIAIGLVAFGENYKRHQSGIGVAASSFFTSGKYAIDPELRGAEFERITQNLDVHFWKAFWNITETEVLSSLASMTSTQVKVNRALSVPPVPFDLPLAANHRASVTIAPPSAHIGSAPVQMRLLSYDLREGQDSETLLSLSRSEGGAISLSLGLKTKRLPSSPYLLIHFHGGGFVAQTSKSHEPYLKSWSQELGVPILSVDYSLAPEAPFPRALEECFYAYCWALRNHHLLGWTGEKVCLVGDSAGGNLCVTTSMRAAAYGVRMPDGIVAAYPAILLTAYASPSRLLTLMDPLLPLSVLSRCLSAYAGNEPQTEKQVEKVSTLSIVRRDTALLLRDFRQGASNWIHSLLDSNRTSASPSTAAEEPPEATDPVRKSISEASISSPHADPPVPSEPSEFPTRKLSVKSQTCQDLGSHNNYTSSSAPLRTPEDVNFYLSKDVDPSMSSDLSSVAIPPPAGEEGSEMEHPREFPVGFEPLRSEQLAEMRVQSSPVVKDPFCSPLLAPDDMLKGLPPVHIVACALDPMLDDSVMFAKRLRNIDQPVTLCVVDDLPHGFLSLSQLSRETREAANVCVERIRTVLTQKDTPPEPRKHRKLERTDRGVPASSGEANSLFVNPIEGAEQAVGKAAKIADGEDLVAVAAQNNTDAGGIGA; encoded by the exons TGATGGACACCAAGGCAGTGTTTGCAGCTGTTTACAGCGTGTGCGAGGAGAATGTAGCGTTCTTCTCTGGAGGAGCCAAGGGGACGCAGGGTGATGCGGCACGACGACTTGTGGACGCCATGAATCTGATCCAGGAACATGCTCGCAGCCTGGAGCCCGTCATCTCTGGCTTTGCTGCAGTCTACCACCATTTCGACTTTGACCCACATATACCTGCTAATGGTTATCGCTCGCTGGTCAAG gtggTGCGTTGCTGCCTTCTCCACATCATCCACAAGGGGCGGTACATCACTGTTAACCGACGCAGCATCTTTTTTCGAGTTGCACACAACGCGGGGGAGATGGAGGCATACTGCAACGCCTTATGCCAACTTCGTGCACTCCTTTACTTAGCGCGGCGTATGCTTCATGACAACAGCCATGGCAACCTCTTTTTCCAAGATGAAAGTGGCCTTAGCGAAAGTTTTGTCCGTGAATATGCGTCCATGCACAAGGGCTGCTTCTATGGCCGCTGTCTAGGCTTTCAG TTCACTCCAGCCATCCGGCCATGTCTTCAAACTATTGCCATCGGCCTCGTGGCGTTTGGAGAAAACTATAAACGCCATCAGTCAGGAATAG GTGTTGCAGCCAGCTCTTTCTTTACCTCAGGGAAGTACGCCATTGACCCAGAGTTGAGAGGGGCAGAATTTGAACGCATTACCCAGAACCTGGATGTCCATTTCTGGAAGGCCTTTTGGAACATTACTGAGACTGAGGTCCTGTCT AGTCTTGCCAGTATGACATCCACTCAAGTCAAGGTGAATCGTGCTCTCTCCGTGCCCCCTGTACCGTTTGACCTTCCCCTGGCGGCCAATCACAGAGCGTCTGTAACTATAGCTCCACCATCAGCACACATTGGCTCCGCTCCTGTGCAGATGAGGCTCCTCTCTTATGACCTGCGTGAAGGACAG GACAGTGAGACTCTGCTGTCTCTCTCCCGCTCCGAGGGGGGCGCCATCTCACTATCACTGGGGCTGAAGACGAAGCGCCTCCCCTCATCTCCCTATCTCCTAATCCACTTTCATGGGGGTGGCTTTGTGGCCCAGACCTCCAAGTCCCATGAG CCCTATCTGAAGAGCTGGTCTCAAGAGCTTGGTGTCCCCATCCTCTCAGTGGACTATTCTCTTGCCCCAGAGGCCCCATTTCCCAGGGCCCTAGAGGAGTGTTTTTATGCCTATTGCTGGGCTCTGAGGAACCACCACCTTCTAG GCTGGACCGGAGAGAAAGTTTGCCTGGTTGGAGACAGTGCAGGAGGCAACTTGTGTGTAACAACGTCGATGCGAGCTGCTGCCTATGGTGTACGAATGCCAGATGGCATTGTGGCAGCCTACCCTGCTATCCTGCTGACTGCCTACGCTTCACCCTCTCGTCTGCTAACACTTATGGATCCCCTGCTGCCACTCAGTGTGCTCTCCAGGTGTCTCAGTGCCTACGCAG GCAACGAGCCACAGACTGAAAAGCAGGTAGAGAAAGTGAGCACATTAAGCATTGTGAGAAGAGACACAGCACTGCTGCTCCGAGACTTCCGACAGGGAGCTTCCAACTGGATCCATTCTCTGCTGGACTCAAATAGAACCTCAGCCTCCCCCAGCACAGCTGCAGAGGAACCACCAGAAGCCACTG ATCCTGTGAGGAAAAGCATTTCAGAGGCTTCCATTTCATCTCCTCATGCCGACCCCCCTGTACCCTCTGAGCCCTCTGAGTTTCCAACCAGAAAATTATCTGTGAAGAGCCAGACTTGCCAGGACTTAGGATCCCACAACAATTACACTTCCAGCAGTGCACCACTGCGTACT CCAGAGGATGTGAATTTCTATCTGTCAAAGGACGTTGATCCTTCAATGTCCAGTGACCTGTCATCTGTGGCCATACCACCCCCTGCTGGTGAGGAGGGGTCTGAGATGGAGCACCCCAGGGAGTTTCCTGTGGGCTTTGAACCGCTGCGCTCTGAGCAGCTGGCTGAAATGAGGGTGCAAAGCTCTCCTGTGGTCAAGGATCCATTCTGCTCCCCCCTGCTGGCCCCTGATGACATGCTGAAAGGGCTGCCACCTGTACATATAGTG GCTTGTGCATTAGACCCCATGCTGGATGACTCTGTGATGTTTGCCAAGCGTTTGAGGAACATAGACCAGCCCGTCACTCTGTGCGTGGTGGACGACCTCCCCCACGGCTTCCTCAGCCTATCGCAGCTCTCCCGGGAGACAAGGGAGGCTGCCAACGTCTGCGTGGAGAGAATTCGCACGGTTCTCACCCAGAAGGACACACCTCCAGAGCCGCGCAAGCACCGCAAGCTGGAACGGACCGATAGGGGAGTGCCGGCCTCTTCTGGGGAAGCCAATTCGCTCTTCGTCAACCCCATTGAGGGAGCCGAGCAAGCAGTTGGgaaagcagctaaaattgctgatGGAGAGGACTTAGTTGCTGTGGCAGCCCAGAATAACACTGACGCTGGTGGTATTGGGGCTTAA
- the lipeb gene encoding hormone-sensitive lipase isoform X2 has protein sequence MASNKKSSGYNRFEKGVSGRRSSKHKEGPVAADTDWTHSNREDTDKDRDLNSDPVMDTKAVFAAVYSVCEENVAFFSGGAKGTQGDAARRLVDAMNLIQEHARSLEPVISGFAAVYHHFDFDPHIPANGYRSLVKVVRCCLLHIIHKGRYITVNRRSIFFRVAHNAGEMEAYCNALCQLRALLYLARRMLHDNSHGNLFFQDESGLSESFVREYASMHKGCFYGRCLGFQFTPAIRPCLQTIAIGLVAFGENYKRHQSGIGVAASSFFTSGKYAIDPELRGAEFERITQNLDVHFWKAFWNITETEVLSSLASMTSTQVKVNRALSVPPVPFDLPLAANHRASVTIAPPSAHIGSAPVQMRLLSYDLREGQDSETLLSLSRSEGGAISLSLGLKTKRLPSSPYLLIHFHGGGFVAQTSKSHEPYLKSWSQELGVPILSVDYSLAPEAPFPRALEECFYAYCWALRNHHLLGWTGEKVCLVGDSAGGNLCVTTSMRAAAYGVRMPDGIVAAYPAILLTAYASPSRLLTLMDPLLPLSVLSRCLSAYAGNEPQTEKQVEKVSTLSIVRRDTALLLRDFRQGASNWIHSLLDSNRTSASPSTAAEEPPEATDPVRKSISEASISSPHADPPVPSEPSEFPTRKLSVKSQTCQDLGSHNNYTSSSAPLRTPEDVNFYLSKDVDPSMSSDLSSVAIPPPAGEEGSEMEHPREFPVGFEPLRSEQLAEMRVQSSPVVKDPFCSPLLAPDDMLKGLPPVHIVACALDPMLDDSVMFAKRLRNIDQPVTLCVVDDLPHGFLSLSQLSRETREAANVCVERIRTVLTQKDTPPEPRKHRKLERTDRGVPASSGEANSLFVNPIEGAEQAVGKAAKIADGEDLVAVAAQNNTDAGGIGA, from the exons TGATGGACACCAAGGCAGTGTTTGCAGCTGTTTACAGCGTGTGCGAGGAGAATGTAGCGTTCTTCTCTGGAGGAGCCAAGGGGACGCAGGGTGATGCGGCACGACGACTTGTGGACGCCATGAATCTGATCCAGGAACATGCTCGCAGCCTGGAGCCCGTCATCTCTGGCTTTGCTGCAGTCTACCACCATTTCGACTTTGACCCACATATACCTGCTAATGGTTATCGCTCGCTGGTCAAG gtggTGCGTTGCTGCCTTCTCCACATCATCCACAAGGGGCGGTACATCACTGTTAACCGACGCAGCATCTTTTTTCGAGTTGCACACAACGCGGGGGAGATGGAGGCATACTGCAACGCCTTATGCCAACTTCGTGCACTCCTTTACTTAGCGCGGCGTATGCTTCATGACAACAGCCATGGCAACCTCTTTTTCCAAGATGAAAGTGGCCTTAGCGAAAGTTTTGTCCGTGAATATGCGTCCATGCACAAGGGCTGCTTCTATGGCCGCTGTCTAGGCTTTCAG TTCACTCCAGCCATCCGGCCATGTCTTCAAACTATTGCCATCGGCCTCGTGGCGTTTGGAGAAAACTATAAACGCCATCAGTCAGGAATAG GTGTTGCAGCCAGCTCTTTCTTTACCTCAGGGAAGTACGCCATTGACCCAGAGTTGAGAGGGGCAGAATTTGAACGCATTACCCAGAACCTGGATGTCCATTTCTGGAAGGCCTTTTGGAACATTACTGAGACTGAGGTCCTGTCT AGTCTTGCCAGTATGACATCCACTCAAGTCAAGGTGAATCGTGCTCTCTCCGTGCCCCCTGTACCGTTTGACCTTCCCCTGGCGGCCAATCACAGAGCGTCTGTAACTATAGCTCCACCATCAGCACACATTGGCTCCGCTCCTGTGCAGATGAGGCTCCTCTCTTATGACCTGCGTGAAGGACAG GACAGTGAGACTCTGCTGTCTCTCTCCCGCTCCGAGGGGGGCGCCATCTCACTATCACTGGGGCTGAAGACGAAGCGCCTCCCCTCATCTCCCTATCTCCTAATCCACTTTCATGGGGGTGGCTTTGTGGCCCAGACCTCCAAGTCCCATGAG CCCTATCTGAAGAGCTGGTCTCAAGAGCTTGGTGTCCCCATCCTCTCAGTGGACTATTCTCTTGCCCCAGAGGCCCCATTTCCCAGGGCCCTAGAGGAGTGTTTTTATGCCTATTGCTGGGCTCTGAGGAACCACCACCTTCTAG GCTGGACCGGAGAGAAAGTTTGCCTGGTTGGAGACAGTGCAGGAGGCAACTTGTGTGTAACAACGTCGATGCGAGCTGCTGCCTATGGTGTACGAATGCCAGATGGCATTGTGGCAGCCTACCCTGCTATCCTGCTGACTGCCTACGCTTCACCCTCTCGTCTGCTAACACTTATGGATCCCCTGCTGCCACTCAGTGTGCTCTCCAGGTGTCTCAGTGCCTACGCAG GCAACGAGCCACAGACTGAAAAGCAGGTAGAGAAAGTGAGCACATTAAGCATTGTGAGAAGAGACACAGCACTGCTGCTCCGAGACTTCCGACAGGGAGCTTCCAACTGGATCCATTCTCTGCTGGACTCAAATAGAACCTCAGCCTCCCCCAGCACAGCTGCAGAGGAACCACCAGAAGCCACTG ATCCTGTGAGGAAAAGCATTTCAGAGGCTTCCATTTCATCTCCTCATGCCGACCCCCCTGTACCCTCTGAGCCCTCTGAGTTTCCAACCAGAAAATTATCTGTGAAGAGCCAGACTTGCCAGGACTTAGGATCCCACAACAATTACACTTCCAGCAGTGCACCACTGCGTACT CCAGAGGATGTGAATTTCTATCTGTCAAAGGACGTTGATCCTTCAATGTCCAGTGACCTGTCATCTGTGGCCATACCACCCCCTGCTGGTGAGGAGGGGTCTGAGATGGAGCACCCCAGGGAGTTTCCTGTGGGCTTTGAACCGCTGCGCTCTGAGCAGCTGGCTGAAATGAGGGTGCAAAGCTCTCCTGTGGTCAAGGATCCATTCTGCTCCCCCCTGCTGGCCCCTGATGACATGCTGAAAGGGCTGCCACCTGTACATATAGTG GCTTGTGCATTAGACCCCATGCTGGATGACTCTGTGATGTTTGCCAAGCGTTTGAGGAACATAGACCAGCCCGTCACTCTGTGCGTGGTGGACGACCTCCCCCACGGCTTCCTCAGCCTATCGCAGCTCTCCCGGGAGACAAGGGAGGCTGCCAACGTCTGCGTGGAGAGAATTCGCACGGTTCTCACCCAGAAGGACACACCTCCAGAGCCGCGCAAGCACCGCAAGCTGGAACGGACCGATAGGGGAGTGCCGGCCTCTTCTGGGGAAGCCAATTCGCTCTTCGTCAACCCCATTGAGGGAGCCGAGCAAGCAGTTGGgaaagcagctaaaattgctgatGGAGAGGACTTAGTTGCTGTGGCAGCCCAGAATAACACTGACGCTGGTGGTATTGGGGCTTAA
- the lipeb gene encoding hormone-sensitive lipase isoform X1 codes for MASNKKSSGYNRFEKGVSGRRSSKHKEGPVAADTDWTHSNREDTDKDRDLNSDPVMDTKAVFAAVYSVCEENVAFFSGGAKGTQGDAARRLVDAMNLIQEHARSLEPVISGFAAVYHHFDFDPHIPANGYRSLVKVVRCCLLHIIHKGRYITVNRRSIFFRVAHNAGEMEAYCNALCQLRALLYLARRMLHDNSHGNLFFQDESGLSESFVREYASMHKGCFYGRCLGFQFTPAIRPCLQTIAIGLVAFGENYKRHQSGIVEAGGIAPYGVAASSFFTSGKYAIDPELRGAEFERITQNLDVHFWKAFWNITETEVLSSLASMTSTQVKVNRALSVPPVPFDLPLAANHRASVTIAPPSAHIGSAPVQMRLLSYDLREGQDSETLLSLSRSEGGAISLSLGLKTKRLPSSPYLLIHFHGGGFVAQTSKSHEPYLKSWSQELGVPILSVDYSLAPEAPFPRALEECFYAYCWALRNHHLLGWTGEKVCLVGDSAGGNLCVTTSMRAAAYGVRMPDGIVAAYPAILLTAYASPSRLLTLMDPLLPLSVLSRCLSAYAGNEPQTEKQVEKVSTLSIVRRDTALLLRDFRQGASNWIHSLLDSNRTSASPSTAAEEPPEATDPVRKSISEASISSPHADPPVPSEPSEFPTRKLSVKSQTCQDLGSHNNYTSSSAPLRTPEDVNFYLSKDVDPSMSSDLSSVAIPPPAGEEGSEMEHPREFPVGFEPLRSEQLAEMRVQSSPVVKDPFCSPLLAPDDMLKGLPPVHIVACALDPMLDDSVMFAKRLRNIDQPVTLCVVDDLPHGFLSLSQLSRETREAANVCVERIRTVLTQKDTPPEPRKHRKLERTDRGVPASSGEANSLFVNPIEGAEQAVGKAAKIADGEDLVAVAAQNNTDAGGIGA; via the exons TGATGGACACCAAGGCAGTGTTTGCAGCTGTTTACAGCGTGTGCGAGGAGAATGTAGCGTTCTTCTCTGGAGGAGCCAAGGGGACGCAGGGTGATGCGGCACGACGACTTGTGGACGCCATGAATCTGATCCAGGAACATGCTCGCAGCCTGGAGCCCGTCATCTCTGGCTTTGCTGCAGTCTACCACCATTTCGACTTTGACCCACATATACCTGCTAATGGTTATCGCTCGCTGGTCAAG gtggTGCGTTGCTGCCTTCTCCACATCATCCACAAGGGGCGGTACATCACTGTTAACCGACGCAGCATCTTTTTTCGAGTTGCACACAACGCGGGGGAGATGGAGGCATACTGCAACGCCTTATGCCAACTTCGTGCACTCCTTTACTTAGCGCGGCGTATGCTTCATGACAACAGCCATGGCAACCTCTTTTTCCAAGATGAAAGTGGCCTTAGCGAAAGTTTTGTCCGTGAATATGCGTCCATGCACAAGGGCTGCTTCTATGGCCGCTGTCTAGGCTTTCAG TTCACTCCAGCCATCCGGCCATGTCTTCAAACTATTGCCATCGGCCTCGTGGCGTTTGGAGAAAACTATAAACGCCATCAGTCAGGAATAG TGGAGGCAGGAGGTATTGCACCATACG GTGTTGCAGCCAGCTCTTTCTTTACCTCAGGGAAGTACGCCATTGACCCAGAGTTGAGAGGGGCAGAATTTGAACGCATTACCCAGAACCTGGATGTCCATTTCTGGAAGGCCTTTTGGAACATTACTGAGACTGAGGTCCTGTCT AGTCTTGCCAGTATGACATCCACTCAAGTCAAGGTGAATCGTGCTCTCTCCGTGCCCCCTGTACCGTTTGACCTTCCCCTGGCGGCCAATCACAGAGCGTCTGTAACTATAGCTCCACCATCAGCACACATTGGCTCCGCTCCTGTGCAGATGAGGCTCCTCTCTTATGACCTGCGTGAAGGACAG GACAGTGAGACTCTGCTGTCTCTCTCCCGCTCCGAGGGGGGCGCCATCTCACTATCACTGGGGCTGAAGACGAAGCGCCTCCCCTCATCTCCCTATCTCCTAATCCACTTTCATGGGGGTGGCTTTGTGGCCCAGACCTCCAAGTCCCATGAG CCCTATCTGAAGAGCTGGTCTCAAGAGCTTGGTGTCCCCATCCTCTCAGTGGACTATTCTCTTGCCCCAGAGGCCCCATTTCCCAGGGCCCTAGAGGAGTGTTTTTATGCCTATTGCTGGGCTCTGAGGAACCACCACCTTCTAG GCTGGACCGGAGAGAAAGTTTGCCTGGTTGGAGACAGTGCAGGAGGCAACTTGTGTGTAACAACGTCGATGCGAGCTGCTGCCTATGGTGTACGAATGCCAGATGGCATTGTGGCAGCCTACCCTGCTATCCTGCTGACTGCCTACGCTTCACCCTCTCGTCTGCTAACACTTATGGATCCCCTGCTGCCACTCAGTGTGCTCTCCAGGTGTCTCAGTGCCTACGCAG GCAACGAGCCACAGACTGAAAAGCAGGTAGAGAAAGTGAGCACATTAAGCATTGTGAGAAGAGACACAGCACTGCTGCTCCGAGACTTCCGACAGGGAGCTTCCAACTGGATCCATTCTCTGCTGGACTCAAATAGAACCTCAGCCTCCCCCAGCACAGCTGCAGAGGAACCACCAGAAGCCACTG ATCCTGTGAGGAAAAGCATTTCAGAGGCTTCCATTTCATCTCCTCATGCCGACCCCCCTGTACCCTCTGAGCCCTCTGAGTTTCCAACCAGAAAATTATCTGTGAAGAGCCAGACTTGCCAGGACTTAGGATCCCACAACAATTACACTTCCAGCAGTGCACCACTGCGTACT CCAGAGGATGTGAATTTCTATCTGTCAAAGGACGTTGATCCTTCAATGTCCAGTGACCTGTCATCTGTGGCCATACCACCCCCTGCTGGTGAGGAGGGGTCTGAGATGGAGCACCCCAGGGAGTTTCCTGTGGGCTTTGAACCGCTGCGCTCTGAGCAGCTGGCTGAAATGAGGGTGCAAAGCTCTCCTGTGGTCAAGGATCCATTCTGCTCCCCCCTGCTGGCCCCTGATGACATGCTGAAAGGGCTGCCACCTGTACATATAGTG GCTTGTGCATTAGACCCCATGCTGGATGACTCTGTGATGTTTGCCAAGCGTTTGAGGAACATAGACCAGCCCGTCACTCTGTGCGTGGTGGACGACCTCCCCCACGGCTTCCTCAGCCTATCGCAGCTCTCCCGGGAGACAAGGGAGGCTGCCAACGTCTGCGTGGAGAGAATTCGCACGGTTCTCACCCAGAAGGACACACCTCCAGAGCCGCGCAAGCACCGCAAGCTGGAACGGACCGATAGGGGAGTGCCGGCCTCTTCTGGGGAAGCCAATTCGCTCTTCGTCAACCCCATTGAGGGAGCCGAGCAAGCAGTTGGgaaagcagctaaaattgctgatGGAGAGGACTTAGTTGCTGTGGCAGCCCAGAATAACACTGACGCTGGTGGTATTGGGGCTTAA